The genomic interval AAGACTTTCCAGAGAGAAAAGTAATAAACACTAGCATGATGTGTTTCCATAATGGCAAGTGTTCCTAAATGATTAGAATACAGGGTGGTTCTAGTAGAAAAGAATTTATGAGAAGTTTGGGACTGTGAGCCTGGAGATTAAAACTGGGTGAATGGGCGATATCCTGAGCATCGTAATGTAACATCATATACTAAAGAAGCTAATCTTCACCCTGAAGGGAATGGGAAGCATCCTGCTATTTTGTGTCCACTTGCGTGCCCCTCCCCCAGTGAAGTAACATGTTCACATCTCTGTGTTGCAATGGTTGGTATTTTAGGATAAAGTGTTAATTAGAAAAAGACAAGATTAGAGGCAGAGAGACCAATTTGAAGCCAATCCAATGCTCCAGGTTAGAAATGATGATGACCAGAATTGAAGCAGTAGAAAGGAGAAACGAATGGCTGAGAGATCTCAGGATAGAATCAATAGACATTAGAAATAATTAAACATGGGGAGTGAGGGAGAAGCATCAATCCAAGGTTCATAGCTTGAAAAGTATACTGCCAGCATTGCCATTAACCAAAAAAAGGCTGCAGAAGAGAAGCAGGTCTGCGGGGCATTAGTTTGGATGTTCTGAGTTTGAGGGACCTGTGGAAACTATGGACAACAATGAAATACAATTAGATTCCACATATAGAGTTTAGAACTAGAGACATGAATTTGGGAGTTCAAATTAGAGAAGTGAGGTGtgttgtgttttgcttttgcttttttttttttttctatgccaGTGATGGATGCCAggcagagccttgcacatgctaggcaagcattctaccactgagctacagtcccaaCCTAtgaaagttttttgtttgctGCTGTTTTGAGACTGtttgttatgtagcccaagctggtcccAAACTCTGggtcctcttgccttagcctcctgagttctgggattattaggcatgtgccaccatattggaattttttttttttttttacaattaaagGTGTTGCCATTTACATAgcatatggaaaataaaaagatctcACATTAGTATTCTATGGTGGTATTTCTGACCTTATATATGTATCATCTGTAGGTATGTATCTGCACTGACaacataaaatgaagataattccAGCTACCACATAGTGTTATTGTGAGGATTACATACATTTAACCAGTGCTCAGCAAAGGGAGGTTATTTTGCTtgcgttggtggtatagtggtgagcatagctgccttccaaaggGAGGTTATTTTACTGCAACTACCGGATGGGGTGGTGTGTGGTGTTCTGTAGACTGCTATCAGTAGGCATCAATATATAGTATACACAAGGAACTCTTGCATTTCTGTGTAGCACGTCTGAGACCCACTCACCTGAGCAGCTTTTCTCCCCACTTACAGCGGCATCTGTTGAGGATTCCTGTGGGAGTGTGGACAGGGAGTGAGCTGGTTACAAAGCAGGCTGGCCTGGGGGTCCAGATACAGGGCACAAATGCAGTACCAAGTACCTGGTACTTGACCACAAATTTGGGTCAGGATTACCATGGAGATGCGGAAAAGGGTTGAATACTCACAGAAACACTCAGCCGAAAAATATGCAAAACAGGCCTAGCTAAAACTCACAAAGAGACCAacacacatatgtaaaaattAGACACAACTCACTAAGATGTACAGATACTTGAGGTCATGTCCCTCATATAGCCTAAAGCTAGAGGCATCTGATAAAGATACTATATGAATCAAACATAGGCAGTTACCACAATTACATAACTCCTCTCTACATAAGGACCCCATGAAATCACTTACAGGTACCTATCTAGAAGAAACATTCATATGGACCCAGGGAATGAACACAGAACTGGTAAAGTTACAGGTGATGtgcaaaaaaaaatattgtaCAGCTAGAGTTTGGGGCAATTCTAACTCAGAGCAGGTACAAAGACAGTAAGAAAGCTGGATTGGTATGGAAGAGACAGCTGGTGATGGGAGTGAAGTAGGAAGAAAGGGCTGGATCACAGCTTTGGAGCCAACTGCTTTTTATAGCAGGTTTTTGTAGCATGGGGTAAAGAACAGGGCATACCTACCAAAGAGGCTGAGCCCCTCCTTCAGTCCACTGGCCACTTTATACACTGAGGGGTGAGACTCACTCTTAAATATCTGCAGAACACTGTCAGGGAGAAATGGTGGAATTTAGGGTAACCTGGATTTTTGAAGAGAAAGGGAATTGAGGACTGAGAAAACAGAATGGGGATTGGGACCATCCTCCTCCCAATACATTGAGAGGTTGAACCTAGGCCTACCATTTCAACCAAGTCCCCaactactgagatgatcatgatGCAATAATCTCTCATTTTTCTGTGCCTCCCCTTAGAAAAGGAGGGTGAGGGCctgctggagtggttcaagtagtagagcacctgcttagtaagtgcaagtgcaaaaccctgagttcaaaccccaatacttccccccccccaaaaaaaagggtagagtgtttgtctagcatgcaccaggccctgggatTCCTAGCACTTTCCTGTCACCCAcctcccctttctttccttcaggGAGAGACCTCAATAGCCAGGATAAGGGAAACTGAAGCCTTATTAGGATTATTATAGCATTAAACTTAATCCTTCTCTCTCCCCAGAATGGCAGCCTGCTTCTACCTTCTCACCTGTAAGTGTCTTGGTCTATGCTCACCAGATGGGTCCTGAGGACAAAATACAAGATGGCTGGGATATGGTCTAAGTTAATTCCAAAGCTCCACCCCTTAGGTCCCCTTTTCTGAATATTGTCTCAATCTTCTCCCCAGAGCTCCACAGCCCCTTAAGTTCTTCTTTGTGTCCTAGCCCAATTCATCCACTGGACTCTGCCCCACCACTCCCAAACTCtgggtttattttttaatcatcctAATCCCACTTTACTTTAGTTGAGGTTAGGGTGAATCACCTACAAAACAAATTTCTTAAAGCCCAGGATGGGGACACTGACGTTATAGTCTTCCAGTTCAACCCCAATTCTTCTACGACCCAAGAACTTGAGCAGTCCTCCAAGTGCCCGAACCTGGGAAGTGATCAGCAGGGGAGTTGGGATAAATCCTAATGTCCCAGAGGCTGGACAACACCAGGAAAACTTATTTTCCAGTGCTGGGCCAGTGCCTTCCAGAACTCAGTCTCTGTTCTGGCATGCTTGCCTTTGTCTAACCTGCCATACATCATAGCCCTTACTCCCAGGACCCAGCTCACCATAAGGAGGCAGTCAAATGGAataatggaggaaaggaagaggatttTCTCTGTGGCAGTCATGGACTCTGGGATGAAGGCATAGTTTCCAGAAAGAAGACGTTGTTTGCTTATCTCTAGACCTATTGGGGAGAGAAAGGTCTTACAGCCCAGTTTTTTCATCCCATTTTAAGAGTAAGAGAAGAGACGCAAAAGAAATGATGTGACTTGCTCAAGTTTACCGAGGCAGTTAATGGAAAGCTGAAGCAAGCATCAAATTTCCAGACTTTTagtctaattctttttttaattttctatgtaaGATAAAGATATTTGGCAGCCGGGCACcgatggctcacagctgtaatctagctactcaggaggatctggaggatcaaggtttgaagccagcctggacaaacagtttgtgagagcttgcctatctcaaaaaacccttcacaaaaaagggctggtggagtggctcaaggtgaaggcctgagttcaagccccagtaccacaaaaaaaaaaaaaaaaaaaaaaaaaaatttttggtgaaAAACAGAACCTGAGAAAGATAAATGACTCAGGAGAGAAAGATACCTGTCTGGAATTGGGGAGTTTAGGTTAAAAAGACTGCACCGATAGAACTAGTAACATTATACCCTCGCATCTAATTAAGATAGAACATTCCCTGTCCTTTTTCAAACCTAGGAAAATTTTGGAAGTGCCTTATGATCATCAGGGTCACTAAtgcagtgacttttttttttttttaatgataaatgaCTGTCTTAAAGGGGAAAATTCCAATAATCAAAGCTGTTCAAAAAGTTTTACTACTCCTTCCTCTCAGGTGAGGCCCTCATCCCTAAGACAAGTCTTCACAATAAGTTATAAAATGGTAAGGGGCAGGAGAGATCTTAGGGAATCTGGTTACTGGGCATAGAGAGGTGGGTTTAAGATGAGAAAAGGCTGAGGGGAAATCTTTAGTGACAGAGTGGAGTTAGGAGAAAGGGTGGGGACACTGGGATGGGGAATTCGAAAAACAAAAGGAGATACCAAAATCCACACTTGGCAAATACATGATTTCAGGCCTCTTTGGCCCTCTGTGCTCCCCAGAGGCTGTGGGAGGCAAAGAAAGGATCATCAATTCTTTCTGTACATCTCAAGTCTTTCTGCCCATTTCACTCTCCCCCTCACCCAGTTCTACCCTCCTGGAACATTCCATGTTTAACCTTTTCTCATTTCCCTCTCCCCTTAGCCAGTCCTTACCAAGCTTCCCTAGAAACCGAGTCATATTCTCATCCTGTTTGGCACTTGTAACAACAGACCGGGGATTGATTTCATCCAGAACTTGAAAAGATAGACCAAATGAGTTAAAAGACCTTTATCCTTTGACTAAGAGGGAACTCTCCTTGCTACCATTTCTCCCTCAAGAGTTGATTTTCTCCCTGTAAGAGTAGGGAGTGCTCAACCTATAAGGAACATAGgtaaaagtcaggaatgagatttagaaaagttagtaagactgtCAAAATGGTAGGAGGGAGAAAGATTTCCTAGAGACTGTCACTAGACTATAAACCCTGGAAGACAGTCAGGACTTACTTGCCTAGGACTGTACCTGCAGCATTTAACATATTGTAGTACCTGTTGAATAATGAAATGAGTTTCTAAAAACAACAGAGGTTGTTGAAGTCAGATAGCACATGTGACTGAAACACACTTCCAAACCTAAAGAGTAGAGGAATTCATGGTTCTGTCCCCACCTCTCTGGAGAAGCTTGAGACTCTCCTGGTCTGGGGCATCTGGCATAAAGTGGATAGTGGAGTCACCAGTGTCATAGTAGGCAATGCCCAGATTTCCTGAATTCCACAGCACACACAGATGGATCTGTCCcacagggaagaaaggaaacCAATATTTGAACCTTTCAGAAGTGTAGGATTTTGCCAGGCCTTGTTATCAAACCTCTGAGACAGGCATGGGCACCCCATTTCTCAGCATGGGTAAGTGGCTTGCCCGCCCTCCCAACGCCTTTTTATTCTTACACCCCGACATTCCTGTCGACTTCCCACCCTCTCTCCCGATTGAGACCTCAGCAGGTTCCTCGTCGTTGTCGTTGTCGTTGTCCTCCTCCTCGCTTTCTCCCATTTCTCCGGGGCCCACCACTGGGCCCTGGCAGGGGAAGCTGTCCCGAGCCGCCCCGGGTCCCGGTCCCTGCGGCGTTCTGTCCTGGGTCGCTTTAAAGGCGGCCATGGGCTTGGAGGCCCTGCTATGCGGAAAGTTCAGGTAGTTCAGATGCGACATTTTGAAGAGGCTCGGTGGTGCGCAGAAATGCAAACCCACCGGGAATTAATGCGAGAGGCTGGGAGGGACGTAAAGAGCTGTGGTGACAGGTATGGGGGCACTGCGAACAACTTCGCAGGTATTTCTCTAAAATACCTACTGTGGGAAACCCCACACGGCCCACCCTCATTTGTTACATGGATTTGTACTTTGGAAGGGTTAGGTCTAAGGGCCCTGTGGGACGAGTTGTAACACATCTAATCTGTTTCTGCCCCATGACCACAACTTCACGCTctcgcccccccaccccaccaccactgTGGCCATCTCGCAGCGTTTTCCCGCCTTTTCCGTCACCTGGGTCGCAACCGACGCCAGACTACGCCTCTGGCCAGCCGCCTGTAACTCGCGGATGGCGCGCGCCAGGGCGTGGGCTGGGGACTGCGCACGCACACGCCCCGCCCTCTTATCTACTATTGGTCGGAGAGTCCTGGAGCCTACCTAGAGATCCAGTAGAACGAGAAAGAGTCTGGGCGCTGAAGAGTCTGAGCGCTGATTGGTCTATTCGCATTAGGGGCGTTACCTGAACGTTCAAACTTCCCGCCCTCTGCTGTTGCTTAGCAGCCAGGCCTCTACTCTCAGTGTTTCAGGGCTTTGATTGATGCCAGGAGGAGCCCACAAGATGAACTTGAGCTGAGCCAGAGTCCTAGCCCCGGAAAGGGGGGTCTAGCGGCGTTGGGGAGGGGCTTGGGGGAGAGGTTTGGGATGGAGCCCGACCTTTAAAGGGCCAGAGGCATTTTTACCCCTTGAATCGTGAAGAGAAGCCACATTAATTCAACCTGTGCTAACTCCCAGTTAATATTTGTACCGTctgagttaatatttataaagaacttagaacagtgcctagcaAACAAAGTAAGAGCTACATTAATGTTTTAAACAAATAACTGGAAACAAGCACTGCTCCTATTTCAACCCTACTTTGCCTGTTTCCTAGGTGCAGGCTGTTACCACCCCTGCAAGGGGCCTGATTtattatttcacacacacacacctcggAGGAGATGGAAGTACTCAAATGACACCAAATTCTGAAATAAGTATACTTAATGAGAGCATCTATACCCCTGACAGGTTAAGCCTACTCTTCACCCCATACACACGCTCCTAATAACAGAGTgtgttattcattcattcagcatctATTTATTTAGCGCCTACTCTTGGACAGTTGATGGGCTCTTAAACAGAGAACATAATGAAGTTCCTGCTTCTTGAAAGTTATTTTTAGCGTGTTTTGGGGGAGGGacaggagaagaagagaggagactgtaagggagaaagaaagaaatatatacttttctttttgatgggactgaaatttgaactcaggactttgtgcttacaaagcatgCGTTCTgctgtttgagccacatctccagtccattttaatctgatttttttggaaatgggtggtggtggttgcccaggctggccttgaaccgtgatcctccagatctcagcctgcTGATCTCAcctcataagtagctaggattacaggcatgagtcacagctctatactttttttttttttaatcccttaaATACATCTCTCCTCAGCTTTGTTTTAGGTATACTGATGGGAAGATCCTGCCCAAGAggttagaaaaaaatgtgtgagaTGTCCTGGCTGTGCTGACCACTGATTGGAAAATACCCACCAGCGGGGAAAGGTAGGGTAGCAGAGTTAAGGGCTGGGTTAATGGTTACCTTTGGCAAATTGTTGAGTAATAGAGCTATGGAAACATGGAGGAGGCTGGTGACAGCTCTGGGGAGTGGCAGGGAGGAACATACCTTCCAACCTGGGGTGTGAAGAGATTAGAGACTGGTTTACCAAGACAAGGGAGCAGAAAGAGAAggctggagaaggagaagaaagatatTAGTGAGACAGAAGAAAAGCAGGGGCAAGAAGATGAGATGGGAGGGAAACCTCAGATTCAGGACTCAGGGGCTCCAAGACTCAAATCCATGAGGTATTGCTGGGTGGTTCCAGGAGAGGGCAGCATTGCCTGTCACCTGGAGTGTTCGGGCAAGGTACCTTGTGGGTAGCAACACCAGCCAGCTAAAGTCAATATTGATGATCTTGGCAGCTGTAGCTGTAAAGCTGTAGGAGAAAAGACAGGCGGGGGAGAGGCTGCCAAACCTGTTTGAGCCTAAAGCTGGCTCCATTTACCTGAGCTTCTCCCAGGGGGATCtctgagaggaagaggagggatttGGGGGGACAGATCCTCTGGTGGACACTGACTATGGGAATAGGAGAGGACCCTGGGAAATAAGGCTGCTTCAACCCCTACTCCCATCAGTAGAAAGTGGTCTCATGCAGATTTTCAGGGCCACCATGGAgggggtacacacacacacacacacacacacacacacacacacacacacactcatgaaaTCATTCTACATCCTTATAAATTGTTGCAATTCAAGGAAAAGAATACCTCTTTCTggtgaggagaaagggaggagaaaaccCACAGAAGAGGAAGCACAAGAGGAAACCACTAACTGCTGGTTTCTAGCAGAACGTTTTTGTGTCACTCCACCCCACTCCTCCACCAATTCCTCCCTTTCCTTAAGTGTCAAGCCCTGGTTTGCTTCTATATCCTTGAAGTCCACCATGTTTTTCCCAAAAGTGTAGATCTTTTGTTAgtgagtagaaaagaaaaaggatggttGGACAGGAGAGAAATTCAGGGTATGGAGGTTGGAATATGTCTAAATGGGacatattttggaattttttcagCAGGTCATAAAGTTTGTTAACACCCCCAAAATGCAGGTTACTGGGGAGGGATAAAGCTACTCTTCTTCTGTTCTATTTACTTAGGTGTCTCTGACTCCACTCGCATGTTCTACCTGACCTTTGTTTTATCCCCCATGATAGAACCAGCTACCACCCACCATCCACCCCAGGATCCCTGCAGCTTTATCCTAGTGTCATGATAACCCCACTGGACACCCCATCTCCAAGGCAACCTGCTGGTGAGAAGAGGGCAAAGAACACAGGAAGGGGCCCAGGATGGGAGGCAGAAGTGAAAGCGGGCCCAGAGGACCTCCCCCTGTCATGAAGCCCCACATCTCTTCTGTTTCCCTACCACCAGACCTCCTGGTCTGGCTTCCATCCCCTGCACTACCTTTCACTGATCCCTTTCCCCAGTTCCAGCTCCCACTTCCAAATTTTCCTTCTGATCAGAGTCTTAGCAATCCCGAATTTAGACTGGAGTCTGGAAGGCATGCAGTACATTTCCATTCTAAGATCCCAACTTCAATGGGCATGCCCCAGCTGTTAGTGTTATTTCCTGTGAGAGGACAGACAAACCTTATGATgaagcaaggaaactgaggcagaaaaaaaaaaagtactatgtTTAGGAGAGATCAGAGAAACAAGGAGAGTCCTGGGATTCCCATTCCTGAGCCTCTGAGAGACCTGAGGACCTCCCCTCTGGACCCACTCCCTTGGTCTCCAGTCCCGCCCtgtcctgtcccctccccaggTTCAGGGCGGGGCAGACCGGTGAGTCAGCTGCTCCCAGAGCCAGCCTGGGAGGGTACAGAGCTGGAGGAGCTGGGTGTGAGGTGCACTGGCCAGTGGAGAGGCAGTATCTGGAGGGAACCGGGCTTATTGGATTTGTGTTGTGCTGAAGGGACAGCCTTAGGTCTGGAGAAGAGAATCCCCGGACTGTGAGACCCGCCTTCCTTAGTCCCGGGCCCCTCCCAGTTCCCCCAGCGACCGCGGCTTCCTGGTCCCCGACGCAACCATGGCCGAAGAACAACCCCAGGTCGAATTGTTCGTGAAGGTAAAAAACGTCCTCTTTCCTTGGCCACCCTCTGAATTTCTGAAAGGcaaccctctcctttccccagcTCCAGGCTATAACTCCCCAATCCCTTCCCTCCTTGATCCCCAGCCCCAATCCCACGTGCAGTCTTGCCGGGGGAGAGGTTTGCAGGAGGTGAAGACAATTAACTTTTGAGTGTGTAATAAGAGTTCTTTCTAGACTGGAGCCTGAAAAGTTTGTAGCAGAGCAAGTTTCCAGTAGTCTACAGGACAGAAATGTGGAGTAAAGGGAGTTTCCAGGAGTGAGAAGACTGATTGGGATAGGGTGGGGGCGTGAAATGATGCAAGgacagggagagaaaggggaagggggagcCCAGCAGGATTTAGGAAAGGCAAAGGAAAACATCAGCTAGGACATGTGGCCctatgaaagaaaaattggggggaaagagaaagtgtgtgtatatgtgtgtgtgtgtgtgtcttggggGAGGATTCAAAGAAGAGGGTGTGTTACAGGAAGTCTGGGAGTGGAAGGAGGTAAATTGGCAAGAATTGTTGGtgtggaaggaaaagagaatagtgGGAGCAGGGTTTAAGAAACAGGGTGAAGAGGTGATGGGGTGATCCTTTACTGTGGTAGGCTAGAGAGGGATATTGGAAGGATATAAGAGCTTAGCTATAGCTACTGTGATGATAGTTGGGAAGAGAGATTAGAGCGAAGAAGAGAGCTGGGGTAAGTGCAGACATGGGGGGGTTATAGAcacaagaggaaaaaagagacttGCCCCAAGTCTATCCTCCGTGTATGTGAATGAGTAGAGGTGGTTCCATGGCACTTGGGTATTGAAACCACAGGCAGCAGCCCTTCCTGTGTCTGAcccatcccctcccctccagcACTGCATTCTTTCCCTGGTCTCTGGACTTCatctctgcccctccctccattccttggGCTGGTCTGTGTCTCTCTGTTTGCAAATTCTCCCCATCCTCCATTTTCCTGtgtcctttttctctgttttcccccTTTTGTTCATACTGTCTTTGTCTGTTCCTGTTTCTCTCTGTCCTTTATGCTCTGTGCTCAGGGTTTCTCTGGCAGCCATTCCCTCTCTCTGGGCCTAGAAAAGTCAACTGGAGCCTGGGTCCGCCTCCTTAGGTGTGGTCCCCACCTCACTCTAGCCTCCAGGGTTATTTTTACTCCTGGATAAGGCTGTACTACAGAGATCCTGGCCTCATGTCCTGTGTGAGGATTATCAGGAGCCACAGGATTTGTCTAAGAGACCTGATAATGGGAGCGAGGAGTTTGTGGGACTAGAGGGGTGGCCTTAGCTTCCCAGGCCTCAGCCTTGCAGGTCCCTGCCCCCACTTCCTTGCCAGGAAGGAAGCTGCTGAGGCCGGAGACTCGGTAGGAGATGAATCACACTCAGCCGAGGGGGAGGTGTCCCTTGGGAGATGAGGTCACTGCTTGCCAATTACAGGGCAGCCCCTTCTGCAAGGCCCTCCCTCTCTAGATTGAGGCTCAGGACCCCTTGGGTCCCCAGTCAGCTGCCAGAAACAGCTTGAATGGAGGTGTAGTGAACCAGAATACTGGCTTCCAAACTCTGCCCCACCTCTCCTGTCTTAGACTACTCCACTCAGGAACCCAGGAGTCCAGGTCTTTATCCTGCAGTTCTAGTTCCACCAAAGTCTCACTTGCATCCTATCTCTCTAGGACTCACATCCTCCAAGTCCTCCAAGACCCATTCCCTCAGCCTTCTCCCACCTCTCCTTAATCTCTAGGAAACCAGAAGcctgcctttgtcaaaaaaatttCCCATTGTTCTGCTCTAGGTTTGACCCAGGCCTAAGGGGGAAGAATCCAGTTCTGGGGATAGCTTTTAGTGGGGACAGGGACAGTGTGAGTGTCATAACTAGGTGGAACACAACTGGGCTGAGAATAGGAAGTGTTGAGAATGGCCTGGGACAAGTGGTGTATACCAAGCCTAACCTTGGAGTGGGGAATTGCTTTTCAGGCTGGAAGTGATGGGGCCAAGATTGGGAATTGCCCCTTCTCTCAGAGACTGTTCATGGTGCTCTGGCTCAAGGGAGTCACCTTCAACGTCACCACGGTTGACACCAAGAGGTGGGCCCACTTCTGTTCTCTAAACTTCCCTCTTATACACGCATGTATccatacatacacatactcacCCACCTGAGTCCTTCCGTATTAAACTCCCCCCCCCAATCAGGAGCCCatttctcttcctccatccctctatCCTCCTTTCTAGTTCTTCCTgaccttttttttctgtcctgaTACCTGGCCCCTTCCCCAGGCGAACAGAGACAGTGCAGAAGTTGTGCCCTGGAGGGCAACTCCCATTCCTACTGTATGGCACTGAAGTACACACAGACACCAACAAGATTGAGGAATTTCTGGAGGCAGTGCTATGCCCTCCCAGGTATATGGGTACTTGGAAAGGGAGAGTGATAGCTGGTAGAGTTTGGAGAACACagtttgaagaaatagaaaacagagaTGGTGGTGGGGTGAGGGAAGGAGAGCTAGGTGGGGCTTCTCCCAGGAAGGAATCTTATCCCTTTTTTCTCCCACCGGCTTTCAGGTACCCGAAGCTGGCAGCTCTGAACCCTGAGTCCAACACAGCTGGACTGGACATATTTGCTAAATTTTCTGCCTACATCAAGAATTCAAACCCAGCACTCAATGATAGTAAGTTTTATGGATCAGAGGGCCTGGGTcctggaggaagagagaagacccAAGGTGGAGAGGCATTAGGGGCACCTGGAAGTTTAGAGATAGGGCAGATTTTGGCAAAACTCTTCCAGGCTTCCAATTTTGCTTTACCCTTATATTTCTCAGCCTTCTTATTGGCAGAGACTTTTAAGGCTCTCATTTGCTCCCTACCCTCTTCTGCACTCCTGAAGACATTAGATAGTTGCTGATCTGTTTTCTGGCAAAATAGAATTTTGCTGAACAACAATCCAGACCACCTGAGTACAAATCCAACTAGCTTTGTGACTGTCAATTCATTTAACCTCTAAAAATCCATTTCCAGATTTATAATATAAGGATAATACCTATTTCCTGGATTGATATGAGAATTAAGTGAGGTTTTGTTTCTAAATTACTTAGAATAGGTGGGCTGAGgatatgactcaaatggtaaagagcctgcctaaAATGCTCAGAATAGGGCTGGGaatggggatgtaactcagtggtacagagcttgcctagcatgtgcaagactctaggtttaattcccagcactgcctcaaaataaaaataaataataatgataacaaataTTATTCtaagcactctttttttttttttttttgtgatgcttggGTTTAAATCCAGGTCCTCACACATGTTatcagtctaccactgagctacatccccaaccctgttTACTATTATTTTGCCATTAGCCATAAGCTaatgccccctccccccaacacacacaaacagctttccattggtcttcttgagcagattctgtcttctctcgATGTTCTAATTAGCTGCTTCTCTTGCACAGATCTGGAGAAGGGGCTCCTGAAAGCCCTGAAGGTCTTAGATAATTACTTGACATCTCCCCTCCCAGAAGAAGTGGATGAAACCAGTGCTGAAGATGAGggcatttctcagaggaaatttCTGGATGGCAATGAGCTCACTCTGGCTGACTGCAACCTGTTGCCAAAGCTCCACATAGTGCAGGTGGGTGGTCAGTATTGGAGCAGAGGATAGCTGCTGGGATGGACCTCCCCCGTGGGCTTCCATGACAGCCACTTCAAAGGTGGCTTCTTTCTTAGGGTGGTTTCCATAGATTGCTACCAATGGCACACTCCAGCCCAACAACCCCAGCTCAATCCACAGCAGTTGTTACCTGAGGAGAGAATTCCATTTCATGATATAAACCTTGCAAACACAGGGCCTGATGACGAGTAGCACATTCCGGTATGACTTTCAAGAAGGCTCTTCCTGTCTGTGTATCCTTCCCAAACCCCAGATCAGACAAAGCAGGCTTCTCCTGAGTCAAAGCTGTAGCTCTTTTTATAGCTTTAGTTAGTCTCCACTTCCTATTGACGAAGATGAAAAATGCTGCTTCCCATGTTTTTGTCATATTCACAAAGCTATAGTGTAGTTTTTGAAGCATAGGCCCAATGCCAGTCTGCCGTAAACTGGATTAATGAACATCTATACACTAGGCACTGAAAGGCAAAAGATGTTTTGTGATTGGTCCTTAGCTACAAAGGCTGAAATCTA from Castor canadensis chromosome 8, mCasCan1.hap1v2, whole genome shotgun sequence carries:
- the Clic1 gene encoding chloride intracellular channel protein 1, producing MAEEQPQVELFVKAGSDGAKIGNCPFSQRLFMVLWLKGVTFNVTTVDTKRRTETVQKLCPGGQLPFLLYGTEVHTDTNKIEEFLEAVLCPPRYPKLAALNPESNTAGLDIFAKFSAYIKNSNPALNDNLEKGLLKALKVLDNYLTSPLPEEVDETSAEDEGISQRKFLDGNELTLADCNLLPKLHIVQVVCKKYRGFTIPEAFRGVHRYLNNAYAREEFASTCPDDEEIELAYEQVAKALK